In Thermogemmatispora onikobensis, the DNA window CGCGTTGTGGATGTGCTCGGCGAAGGCGGCATGGGTACCGTCTACAAGGTCGAGCAGGTTGACCGTCCCGGCTTTTATCGCGCCGTCAAGGAGCTGCTCATCAACCCGGGAATGCCGGAGGAGGAGCGCAAGGCCGCTATCGAGCGCTTTAATAAAGAGATTGATTTGATGTTCAATCTCAAGCACCCTAATATTCCCTCGTTGATCGTCAGCTTCCAGGAACGAGGCAATTACTACTTCGTCATGGAATTTGT includes these proteins:
- a CDS encoding protein kinase domain-containing protein; protein product: MALPIGTILDGKFRVVDVLGEGGMGTVYKVEQVDRPGFYRAVKELLINPGMPEEERKAAIERFNKEIDLMFNLKHPNIPSLIVSFQERGNYYFVMEFV